One part of the Algibacter sp. L1A34 genome encodes these proteins:
- a CDS encoding acyltransferase — MKFKSILLRLLKHVPSSFLKVVILKYVFGYKIGKNVFIGKAYINCEKVSIGDNVRIANGNNFTCNSIIIGDNTMFHSNNNIVGSGVFKIGKNSRVINNHYFDVWNNITIGNNTWIAGKNSEFWTHGSIHTKTGKNLDIKIGDNNYIGSSCKFASGVNIGSINIVGLGSVVSSDFENSRNIIAGNPAKIVKQNLDWRDNW, encoded by the coding sequence ATGAAATTTAAAAGTATTCTTTTAAGGCTATTAAAACATGTACCATCTTCTTTTTTAAAGGTGGTAATCTTGAAGTATGTTTTTGGTTATAAAATTGGTAAAAATGTATTCATAGGAAAAGCATATATAAATTGTGAAAAGGTAAGCATAGGTGATAATGTAAGAATAGCAAATGGTAATAATTTCACTTGTAATTCAATAATAATAGGAGATAATACCATGTTTCATTCCAATAATAATATTGTTGGTAGTGGTGTTTTTAAAATAGGAAAAAATTCTAGAGTAATAAATAATCATTATTTCGATGTTTGGAACAATATTACAATAGGAAATAATACATGGATTGCTGGAAAAAATTCTGAGTTTTGGACACATGGTTCTATACATACAAAGACAGGAAAGAATCTAGACATAAAAATTGGAGACAATAATTATATAGGTTCATCTTGCAAATTTGCATCTGGAGTAAATATTGGATCAATAAATATTGTAGGTTTGGGTAGTGTTGTATCTAGTGATTTTGAGAATAGTAGAAATATAATTGCAGGGAATCCTGCCAAGATTGTTAAACAAAATCTCGATTGGAGAGATAATTGGTAG
- a CDS encoding glycosyltransferase family 4 protein: MVIEQRIAVICNYQLLDNRVGGMDYFFWEFNTLCLQNAVKVDWFFPNQATHGRYNELNIIADKNTTIETSFINYITSNATNYTHVITHFVELCTSFFAIIKKALSTTIISVDHNPRPLGGYSLKKRVKKRIKGMLYAKHIDQFVGVSEYTSQAILNDFGDFLKPKIKTVYNGVLIQDIVPKTKERAKTNPKFLVVSHLRFSKGIQDLILAVKDLPETLKKDLSITVYGDGPYKKELLDLVAMHQLNSIFDFKGSSATLKAMYHYFDYMLQPTHMECFSLSILESLAANIPVITTPVGGNEEVIKNGENGYIFKTKDIKALTVLLEAVIRGEKSITNNTRVLIENKFSIGLMVANHLKTILT, translated from the coding sequence ATGGTCATAGAACAACGCATAGCTGTAATTTGTAATTATCAATTACTTGACAATCGCGTAGGAGGAATGGATTATTTTTTCTGGGAGTTTAATACATTGTGTTTGCAAAACGCTGTTAAAGTCGATTGGTTTTTTCCTAATCAAGCGACTCATGGGAGGTATAATGAATTAAATATAATAGCCGATAAAAACACAACTATAGAGACTAGTTTTATAAATTACATAACAAGTAATGCAACCAATTACACTCATGTAATTACCCATTTTGTAGAGTTGTGTACCTCATTTTTTGCAATAATTAAAAAGGCGCTTTCTACTACTATTATTTCTGTAGATCATAACCCAAGACCATTAGGTGGTTATTCTTTGAAAAAAAGAGTAAAAAAAAGAATTAAAGGGATGTTATATGCAAAGCATATCGATCAGTTTGTTGGTGTGTCAGAATATACAAGTCAAGCTATTCTGAATGATTTTGGAGACTTTTTAAAACCAAAAATAAAAACTGTTTATAATGGTGTTTTAATACAAGACATTGTGCCAAAAACAAAAGAAAGAGCAAAAACGAATCCTAAGTTTTTAGTCGTGTCACATTTGCGATTTTCAAAAGGGATTCAAGATTTAATACTTGCAGTAAAAGACTTGCCAGAGACTTTAAAAAAAGATTTGAGTATTACTGTTTATGGCGATGGGCCCTACAAAAAAGAATTATTAGACTTGGTTGCTATGCACCAATTAAATTCAATTTTCGATTTTAAAGGGAGTAGTGCGACTTTAAAGGCAATGTATCACTATTTTGATTATATGTTACAACCAACACATATGGAATGTTTCAGTTTGTCTATTTTAGAAAGTTTAGCAGCAAACATACCCGTAATAACAACGCCAGTTGGAGGTAATGAAGAGGTTATTAAAAATGGTGAGAATGGTTATATATTTAAAACGAAAGATATTAAAGCATTAACAGTACTTTTAGAAGCTGTAATTAGAGGAGAAAAATCTATTACAAATAATACGAGGGTGTTAATTGAAAATAAATTTTCTATTGGTTTAATGGTTGCAAATCATTTAAAGACTATTTTGACATAA
- a CDS encoding glycosyltransferase family 2 protein, with amino-acid sequence MMISILISTKNRKIDLEITLSKISNLISRDDVECVVFDDGSDDDTFEFLQKQKQGITVLRNERSKGYLYCRNKMLNETNADYAISLDDDAHFLTDNVFENICDHFKEYPDCGVAAFRLFWGLNEPKETVTKEITTEVSSFVGCGHVWRMKAWHTIPNYPEWFVFYGEENFASLQLFKNNWKIYYLPRILVNHRVDLNIRKSNPDYGVRLRRSLGAGWNVFFLFYPLKKAIRLVFYSVWIQVKTKVLKGNYKAAISILKALLDLVLNFRKLLKQRNTLTKEEFNTYSKLENAKIYWKPNE; translated from the coding sequence ATGATGATATCTATTCTTATATCGACTAAAAACAGAAAAATAGATTTAGAAATTACGTTATCTAAAATCAGTAATTTAATTTCACGAGATGATGTGGAATGTGTTGTGTTTGATGATGGTTCAGATGATGATACTTTTGAATTTTTGCAAAAGCAAAAACAGGGTATAACTGTGCTTAGAAACGAAAGATCAAAAGGCTATTTATATTGTCGTAATAAAATGTTAAATGAAACGAATGCAGATTATGCTATTTCATTAGATGATGATGCACATTTTTTAACAGATAATGTTTTCGAAAATATTTGTGATCATTTTAAAGAATACCCAGATTGTGGAGTAGCAGCATTTAGATTGTTTTGGGGCTTAAATGAACCAAAAGAGACTGTAACTAAAGAAATCACAACAGAAGTGTCTAGCTTTGTTGGATGTGGACATGTATGGAGAATGAAAGCGTGGCATACTATTCCTAACTATCCAGAATGGTTTGTTTTTTATGGTGAAGAAAACTTTGCGTCTCTTCAATTATTTAAAAATAATTGGAAAATATATTATCTACCTAGAATACTTGTAAATCATCGAGTCGACTTAAATATTAGAAAATCTAATCCTGATTATGGTGTGCGTTTACGACGGTCCTTAGGCGCTGGTTGGAATGTTTTTTTTCTTTTTTATCCATTAAAAAAGGCAATTAGATTAGTCTTTTATTCTGTTTGGATACAGGTGAAAACAAAAGTGCTTAAAGGAAACTATAAAGCAGCTATATCTATATTAAAAGCCTTGTTAGATTTAGTTCTTAATTTTCGCAAACTGTTAAAGCAAAGAAATACATTAACAAAAGAAGAGTTTAATACGTATAGTAAATTAGAAAACGCTAAAATATACTGGAAGCCAAATGAATAA
- a CDS encoding UDP-glycosyltransferase, with the protein MSIIKKVLVIVESIDVNATSGAKVNMALINALLLCKYEVTVLHYTREIINIPLANCIAIKENKTSLKYFLSRAQRVFQRITKINISKNLENIFGHSFTFFNDSKSIAYATIKYYNNHDLIITLSQGASFRPHHAMLKHSQLHSKWVAYVHDPYPFHLYPEPYDWIEAGYKQKEDFFRKVSEHAKYSAFPSQLLKEWVGQFFPKFLETGFVIPHQHLISPQQIKLENLPYFNSDNFTLLHAGNLMKQRSPEGLIKGFKLFLKTNPKAKKNSMLMLIGPSSYYESFLETTKNKVPQLYINNKRVAYNEIQFLQERVDVNIILEAKTDISPFLPGKFPHCVFANKPILVLGPNKSETKRLLGQDYLFQAEANEFNKISKLIEKLYFNWLNKKEIELNRPDLEKYLNPSRVGVILEKYINKV; encoded by the coding sequence ATGAGCATTATAAAAAAAGTTTTAGTAATTGTCGAATCTATAGATGTTAACGCAACAAGTGGCGCAAAAGTTAATATGGCGTTAATAAATGCTTTACTTTTATGTAAATATGAAGTAACAGTTCTCCATTATACGCGTGAAATTATTAATATTCCTTTAGCAAACTGCATTGCTATAAAAGAAAATAAAACAAGTTTAAAATATTTTTTAAGCAGGGCGCAACGCGTATTTCAAAGAATAACAAAAATTAATATATCTAAAAATTTAGAAAATATTTTTGGTCATTCATTTACGTTCTTTAACGATTCTAAAAGCATAGCATATGCCACAATAAAGTATTATAATAATCACGATCTAATAATAACACTAAGTCAAGGTGCTAGTTTTAGGCCTCATCATGCTATGTTAAAGCATTCTCAACTACATAGTAAATGGGTGGCTTATGTGCATGATCCTTATCCATTTCATTTATATCCAGAACCTTATGATTGGATTGAAGCTGGTTACAAGCAAAAAGAAGATTTCTTTAGAAAAGTATCCGAGCATGCCAAATATTCTGCTTTTCCAAGTCAGTTACTTAAAGAATGGGTAGGACAGTTTTTTCCTAAATTTTTAGAAACGGGATTTGTAATTCCTCATCAACATTTAATTAGTCCGCAGCAAATTAAGTTAGAAAATTTGCCGTATTTCAATTCAGATAATTTCACCTTATTACACGCAGGAAATTTAATGAAACAACGTTCTCCTGAAGGTTTGATTAAAGGATTTAAGCTTTTTTTAAAAACTAACCCTAAGGCAAAAAAAAACAGTATGCTTATGCTAATTGGTCCATCCAGTTATTACGAGAGCTTTTTAGAAACTACTAAGAATAAAGTACCACAATTATATATTAACAATAAACGTGTAGCATATAACGAAATACAGTTTTTACAGGAACGCGTTGATGTTAATATTATTTTAGAAGCTAAAACTGATATTAGCCCATTTTTACCTGGGAAATTTCCACATTGTGTATTTGCGAATAAACCGATATTAGTTTTAGGTCCTAATAAAAGTGAAACGAAAAGATTACTAGGTCAAGATTATTTATTTCAAGCAGAAGCAAACGAGTTCAATAAAATTTCAAAGCTTATAGAAAAGTTGTATTTTAATTGGTTAAATAAAAAAGAAATAGAATTAAATAGACCTGATTTAGAAAAGTATTTAAATCCAAGTCGTGTTGGTGTAATATTAGAAAAATATATTAATAAAGTATGA
- a CDS encoding methyltransferase domain-containing protein, whose translation MNKKTLIFKDRLVFANEMLAKYFPLAPNSIISDIGAGFGALESSVKEIGGVWQPFDYVRKIDKSIIWDLTYSCPGNAKKAGLVLFLEVLEHLPNPLLSLQNISNHMVQDGYLILTTPNPRSSKNIINLMLKGTLYAFQEKHIKEYHVFTPWEHIVKDFLKTAGFEILEYTVVDTAYQKRKHDNYKDRFKRIIEVFFEKRNVKSIGMSYGIIAKKVK comes from the coding sequence ATGAATAAAAAAACACTTATTTTTAAAGACAGACTTGTGTTTGCAAATGAAATGTTAGCAAAATATTTTCCATTAGCACCAAATAGCATTATTAGTGATATAGGAGCTGGTTTTGGAGCTTTAGAAAGTTCGGTAAAAGAGATTGGAGGTGTCTGGCAGCCATTTGATTATGTTAGAAAAATTGACAAATCAATAATCTGGGATTTAACTTATTCTTGTCCAGGAAATGCAAAAAAGGCTGGTTTAGTACTTTTTTTAGAAGTTTTAGAGCATTTGCCAAACCCTTTGCTTTCTCTACAGAATATATCTAATCATATGGTTCAAGACGGATATCTCATACTCACAACTCCTAATCCAAGAAGCAGTAAAAATATTATTAATTTAATGCTCAAGGGTACTCTTTATGCTTTTCAAGAAAAACATATTAAAGAGTATCATGTATTTACACCGTGGGAGCATATTGTTAAAGACTTTTTAAAAACAGCAGGTTTTGAGATTTTAGAATATACAGTTGTAGATACTGCTTATCAAAAAAGGAAACATGATAATTACAAAGACCGATTTAAACGAATAATTGAAGTTTTCTTTGAAAAAAGAAATGTAAAATCAATTGGTATGAGTTATGGAATAATTGCAAAGAAAGTAAAATAA
- the neuC gene encoding UDP-N-acetylglucosamine 2-epimerase — protein sequence MSIKKICVVVTARPSYSRIKTALTAIKNHPKLELQLVIAGSALLGRYGNAVEVIEIDGFTIAEKVFMVLEGENPTSMAKTTGLGVMELANVFYRLQPDAVVTIADRFETIATSIAASYQNIPLIHIQGGEVTGNIDEKVRHANTKLADLHLVASEDAKQRVLKMGEDPNMVFNTGCPSIDLANQIKSNPTLDFDPILKYGGVGAEVNWKEEGYIVVMQHPVTTEYASARKDVEATLKAVHELNIPTFWFWPNVDAGSDGTSGGIRAFRENSKPKNIHFFKNMEPNDFLKLLVNSKCLIGNSSVGVRECSYLAVPVVNIGSRQNKRQRGNNIIDVSYNKDDIKKAIIERISNTTISSESIYGDGKAGYAIAEILSNVSLSFHKTITY from the coding sequence ATGTCAATAAAAAAAATATGTGTTGTAGTTACAGCACGTCCATCTTACAGCAGAATTAAAACAGCTTTAACAGCTATAAAAAATCATCCAAAACTAGAGTTGCAATTAGTAATTGCAGGTTCCGCTTTGTTAGGACGCTATGGAAATGCGGTTGAGGTTATAGAAATAGATGGGTTTACAATCGCCGAAAAAGTCTTTATGGTATTGGAGGGAGAAAATCCAACCTCTATGGCTAAAACAACTGGATTAGGTGTCATGGAGTTGGCTAATGTATTTTACCGCTTACAACCAGATGCAGTCGTTACTATTGCTGATAGATTTGAGACTATTGCAACAAGTATTGCTGCGTCGTATCAAAATATCCCCTTAATCCATATCCAAGGTGGTGAGGTAACAGGAAATATAGACGAAAAAGTACGTCATGCAAACACCAAACTTGCAGATTTACATTTAGTAGCTTCTGAAGATGCCAAACAGCGTGTATTGAAAATGGGAGAGGATCCTAATATGGTGTTTAATACAGGATGTCCGTCAATTGATTTGGCTAACCAAATAAAAAGTAATCCAACATTAGATTTTGATCCTATTTTAAAATATGGAGGTGTTGGTGCTGAAGTTAATTGGAAAGAAGAAGGCTATATTGTCGTTATGCAGCATCCTGTTACTACAGAATATGCCTCGGCACGAAAAGATGTTGAAGCGACTTTAAAGGCAGTACACGAGTTAAATATACCAACGTTTTGGTTTTGGCCAAACGTGGATGCAGGTTCTGACGGGACATCTGGGGGGATTAGAGCATTTAGAGAAAACAGTAAACCTAAAAACATTCATTTTTTTAAGAATATGGAGCCTAATGATTTCTTGAAATTATTAGTTAATAGTAAATGTTTGATCGGTAACTCTAGTGTAGGTGTTAGAGAATGTTCTTATTTGGCAGTACCAGTAGTAAATATTGGGTCACGTCAAAATAAAAGGCAACGCGGTAATAATATAATTGACGTTTCTTACAATAAGGACGATATTAAAAAGGCAATAATAGAGCGTATATCAAATACAACCATAAGTTCAGAATCCATTTATGGTGATGGCAAAGCAGGTTATGCTATTGCCGAGATTTTGTCTAATGTGTCTTTAAGCTTTCATAAAACAATAACATACTAA
- a CDS encoding glycosyltransferase family 2 protein, whose translation MIEKDLISIILPVYNGEQFIADSINSCLNQTYSNIELIIVNDCSTDTTLEIIQGFEKQDSRIRIINNVTNLKLPASLNVGHKAANGLFLSWTSDDNLYKKNAIEELVSFLKNKDSDFVYSNFSTIDLNGKAKRKVLYKNKEDLLFGNSVGSCFLYKKEVFIRNKGYNESLFLVEDYDFWLRASLHSLFCHLNKDLYKYRLHDTSLTNSIHTDKVKNALWKKNITEMYSGFVNSITTNENEVISQFQTNILTYQNIEFSWVKNHFSTIKSFVDKINHFSNYSNKSKVETVFLKQIVHVFMSSKSTKGNIKKAFFIIKKYFHIMDFNTFKTLIKYSFFK comes from the coding sequence ATGATAGAAAAAGACTTAATATCAATAATATTACCGGTTTATAACGGAGAGCAATTTATAGCAGATTCAATTAATAGTTGTTTAAATCAAACATACTCAAATATTGAATTAATAATTGTAAACGATTGCTCAACAGATACTACTTTAGAGATAATACAAGGTTTTGAAAAACAAGATTCTAGAATTAGAATAATAAATAATGTAACAAATCTAAAGCTGCCAGCAAGTTTAAATGTTGGACATAAAGCTGCTAATGGATTATTTTTAAGTTGGACTAGTGATGATAACTTATATAAAAAAAATGCTATTGAGGAGTTGGTTAGCTTTCTAAAAAATAAAGATTCAGACTTTGTATATAGTAATTTTTCAACAATTGATTTAAACGGAAAAGCCAAACGAAAAGTGCTTTATAAGAATAAAGAAGATCTCTTATTTGGAAACTCTGTTGGATCTTGTTTTTTATATAAAAAAGAAGTGTTTATAAGAAATAAAGGGTATAACGAATCTCTGTTTTTAGTTGAAGATTATGACTTTTGGCTAAGAGCTTCATTACATAGCTTATTTTGTCACCTTAATAAGGATTTATATAAATACAGACTACACGATACAAGTTTAACCAATAGTATTCACACAGATAAAGTTAAAAATGCACTTTGGAAGAAAAATATAACTGAAATGTATAGCGGTTTTGTAAATAGTATTACAACGAATGAAAATGAAGTGATTTCTCAATTTCAAACGAATATTTTAACGTATCAAAACATTGAATTCTCTTGGGTTAAAAATCATTTTTCTACTATTAAATCTTTTGTAGATAAAATCAATCATTTTTCTAATTATAGTAATAAATCAAAAGTCGAAACTGTATTTTTAAAACAAATAGTTCATGTTTTTATGTCCAGTAAAAGCACAAAAGGTAATATTAAAAAAGCCTTTTTTATTATAAAAAAATATTTCCATATTATGGATTTCAATACGTTTAAAACGTTAATTAAATATTCGTTTTTTAAATGA
- a CDS encoding cytidylyltransferase domain-containing protein, translated as MRILGIIPARGGSKGISRKNIKLLAGQPLLKYTTDVASKSKYLTTVILSTEDDEILEVGKSLGIATPFKRPASLSEDTSSSLDVIKHALSFYEEKGEYFDAICLLQVTSPFRTVSFLDDAIKKFIDSKSDALVSVLEVPHEYNPHWTFKADSNNQLSITTGEQNIISRRQDLPKTYHRDGSIYLTKTSVILNSNSLFGNSLAYILSNKSTHVNIDTMEDWNKAELICKNNVL; from the coding sequence ATGCGCATTCTTGGTATTATTCCTGCAAGAGGAGGCTCTAAAGGTATTTCTAGAAAAAATATAAAACTTCTGGCTGGTCAACCCTTGTTAAAGTATACTACGGATGTTGCTTCTAAAAGCAAGTATCTTACTACTGTTATTTTAAGTACAGAGGATGATGAGATCTTGGAAGTCGGGAAATCTTTGGGTATTGCTACACCTTTTAAAAGGCCTGCGTCGTTATCTGAAGATACATCGTCGTCTTTAGATGTGATAAAACATGCTTTAAGCTTTTATGAAGAAAAAGGAGAATATTTTGATGCTATATGCTTACTTCAAGTTACTAGCCCATTTAGGACGGTTTCTTTTTTAGATGATGCAATAAAGAAGTTTATAGATTCTAAATCTGATGCATTAGTATCTGTACTAGAAGTACCGCACGAGTATAATCCACATTGGACTTTTAAGGCAGATTCAAATAATCAATTAAGTATTACTACAGGAGAGCAAAATATTATTTCTAGAAGACAAGATTTGCCCAAAACCTACCATCGTGATGGAAGTATATATTTAACAAAAACGAGTGTTATATTAAACTCGAATTCTTTGTTTGGTAACTCATTAGCTTATATATTATCGAATAAAAGTACACATGTAAATATTGATACTATGGAAGATTGGAATAAAGCAGAATTGATTTGTAAAAACAATGTTTTATAG
- a CDS encoding glycosyltransferase family 2 protein — protein sequence MIKSPDITIIMATYNRAHFILEMLNTISKQTFKSWECIIIDDGGTDNTEAVISNLLIEDSRFKFLKRTDKYEKGLCGSRNYGLDLAKGDYIIFFDDDDLVHPKNLEIAHHVITNNSVDFCHYQKQSFVKEKPTFLDSKVEVIGNIATTNIEAVVTGEIGLASCTVLWKNDCLKTIRFNENLQYAEEWECYINIISHGFKGLIISNILYYNRKHANSNTGEFWSNNPKRIDSKKEAIYLVIQNLKTKQLLSNSIARFLINTAIHFRDVKYFRKMVSESNVSLKGLCLINIKYYLFPFWKIKQKVKKTTKK from the coding sequence ATGATTAAATCACCAGACATAACCATAATAATGGCAACTTATAATAGAGCGCACTTTATTTTAGAGATGCTGAATACTATAAGTAAGCAAACCTTTAAATCTTGGGAATGTATTATTATAGATGATGGTGGAACAGATAATACCGAAGCTGTTATTTCTAATTTACTTATTGAAGACAGTAGGTTTAAATTCTTAAAAAGAACAGATAAGTATGAAAAAGGATTGTGTGGTTCTCGTAATTACGGATTAGATTTAGCAAAAGGAGATTATATTATATTTTTTGATGATGATGATTTGGTGCATCCTAAAAATCTTGAAATTGCTCATCATGTTATTACTAATAATAGTGTAGATTTTTGTCACTATCAAAAGCAGTCTTTTGTAAAAGAAAAACCAACGTTTCTAGATTCTAAAGTTGAGGTTATTGGTAATATAGCTACAACTAATATTGAAGCTGTAGTTACAGGAGAAATTGGTTTAGCTTCTTGTACAGTTTTGTGGAAAAACGACTGTTTAAAAACCATTCGTTTTAATGAGAACTTGCAATACGCAGAAGAATGGGAATGCTATATTAATATTATAAGTCATGGTTTTAAGGGATTAATTATTAGTAATATTTTATATTACAATAGGAAACATGCAAATTCTAATACTGGTGAATTTTGGAGCAATAATCCTAAAAGAATAGATTCTAAAAAAGAGGCTATTTATTTAGTCATTCAAAATTTAAAAACAAAGCAATTGTTATCTAATAGTATAGCACGTTTTTTAATAAATACAGCAATACATTTTAGAGATGTAAAGTACTTTAGAAAAATGGTTTCTGAAAGTAATGTATCCTTAAAAGGCTTGTGTCTAATAAACATAAAATATTATTTATTTCCTTTTTGGAAGATTAAACAAAAAGTAAAAAAAACGACTAAAAAATAA
- a CDS encoding N-acetylneuraminate synthase family protein: MTLIIAEIAQAHEGSLGMAHAYIDAVAKTGCNAIKFQTHIAEAESSIHEPFRVKFSKQDDTRMAYWKRMEFTLEQWQEIKAHCDVVGLEFISSPFSNAAVDLLEKVGVKRYKVGSGEVNNFVLLEKIAQTGKPVIISSGMSSLEELDKTIAFLKIRKVDYSILQCTTAYPTTAEQFGLNVIAELKERYEVTIGFSDHSSSIEACIAATALGAEILEFHVVFNKEMFGPDAKASLTMDETSHLVKAVHNISIALQNPINKSDNSGFESLKSIFEKSLAINKTLKAGDTISFSDLETKKPKGFGILASEYEKVIGKKLKRDLSQWDFLNEEDLTD, from the coding sequence ATGACATTAATTATTGCAGAAATAGCACAAGCCCATGAAGGTAGTTTAGGAATGGCACATGCGTATATCGATGCTGTTGCAAAAACAGGATGTAACGCCATAAAATTTCAAACGCATATAGCAGAGGCTGAAAGTAGTATTCACGAACCATTTAGAGTTAAGTTTTCTAAGCAAGATGATACAAGAATGGCGTATTGGAAACGCATGGAGTTTACTTTGGAGCAGTGGCAAGAAATAAAAGCGCATTGTGATGTAGTTGGTTTGGAGTTTATAAGTTCACCTTTTAGTAATGCAGCTGTGGACTTATTAGAAAAAGTAGGGGTAAAGCGTTATAAGGTAGGCTCAGGAGAGGTTAATAATTTTGTGTTGCTTGAAAAAATAGCACAAACAGGTAAACCGGTTATCATTTCGTCAGGTATGAGCTCATTAGAAGAACTAGATAAAACAATAGCTTTTTTAAAAATTAGAAAAGTAGACTATTCTATTTTGCAATGTACAACCGCGTACCCGACAACAGCAGAACAGTTTGGCTTAAATGTGATTGCTGAATTAAAAGAAAGGTACGAGGTTACTATCGGTTTTTCAGATCATTCTTCCTCTATTGAAGCTTGTATAGCTGCAACTGCACTAGGAGCAGAAATATTAGAGTTTCATGTGGTCTTTAATAAAGAGATGTTTGGTCCGGATGCTAAAGCGTCTTTAACAATGGATGAGACTAGTCATTTAGTAAAAGCTGTTCATAATATTTCAATTGCGCTTCAAAACCCTATAAATAAGTCCGATAATTCAGGTTTTGAAAGTTTAAAGTCCATTTTTGAAAAATCTCTAGCTATTAATAAAACTTTAAAAGCAGGAGATACGATTAGTTTTTCTGACTTAGAGACAAAAAAACCTAAAGGATTTGGTATCTTGGCTAGTGAATATGAAAAAGTAATTGGTAAAAAATTAAAAAGAGACCTATCTCAATGGGATTTTTTAAATGAAGAAGATTTAACGGATTAA